One region of Mugil cephalus isolate CIBA_MC_2020 chromosome 17, CIBA_Mcephalus_1.1, whole genome shotgun sequence genomic DNA includes:
- the fbxo30a gene encoding F-box only protein 30a, translated as MENLHPHCLKCINRRCMVRPETGVSCDLMGCPLVCGAVFHSCKLEEHRLLCPYERLPCLNSGFGCPFTIARIKMAQHLETCPASIVCCTMEWNRWPVSYADHKSYENLSKDFDEVEQLDMALALQDQRMLLESLKVTTTVSKNGDKEGDENDKMATASSLPETLLGNGAVEMEDEPYNELYRTSMETSRSLAAALDILSNAKDIDVIVGNLNGEKTDRNGALHNGENGDSHSVYVAEGGKNVDMKESDSDSDCELGAVGGVVCTVGTDREEDGINWVEENDFFELFFEEKEDVIEEPINDSDLWPEMPQNYLPVVALEPPVPQQVQLAPPMPFLLPDHVRNNFLQHLPTELRYRCLERKLQSVDALRGISMFTFNGRRALLSDPYLIRAKMEDKAVDTSDLEVADDPMGLHGIDLITAALLFCLGDSPGGRGISDSRFVDGYHIDFGTQTFSFPSAILATNTMVGDIASASACDHASPQLSNPSPFHTLRLDLVLECVARYQTKQRSMFTFVCGQLFRRDEFSSHFKNVHGDIHAGLNGWMEQRCPLAYYGCTYSQRRFCPSVQGFRIIHDRHLGSFGVQPGLPLKHGDSLPRKTRRFGSQGDQFSSLPFEILQHVASFLDSFSLCQLSRVSRTMREVCASLLQMRGMVVLLWEKKRNADGSPSWQITDKVWRFSTAFGTVNEWKFANIASMADHLKSCKFNTISRREEAIPLPCMCFTRELTKEGRCLRSVLKPVA; from the exons atggagaACCTGCACCCCCACTGCCTTAAATGCATCAACAGGAGATGCATGGTAAGGCCCGAGACGGGGGTTTCTTGCGACCTCATGGGCTGCCCCCTTGTCTGTGGGGCAGTTTTTCACTCGTGCAAACTAGAGGAGCACCGCCTGCTGTGCCCGTATGAACGGCTGCCCTGCCTAAACAGCGGGTTTGGCTGCCCCTTCACTATTGCAAGGATTAAGATGGCGCAACATCTTGAGACGTGCCCTGCAAGTATAGTGTGTTGCACTATGGAGTGGAACCGCTGGCCAGTGAGTTATGCTGATCACAAGTCCTATGAAAACTTGAGTAAAGACTTTGACGAGGTGGAGCAGCTAGACATGGCGTTGGCTCTGCAGGATCAGAGGATGCTGTTGGAGTCCCTGAAGGTCACAACCACTGTGTCGAAGAATGGAGATAAAGAAGGAGACGAAAATGACAAAATGGCCACGGCGTCGAGTTTACCTGAGACACTGTTGGGTAATGGAGCTGTGGAGATGGAGGACGAGCCCTACAACGAGCTGTATAGGACTTCAATGGAGACGAGCAGAAGTTTAGCTGCTGCCTTGGACATCCTCTCCAATGCCAAGGATATTGATGTCATTGTTGGAAACCTAAATGGTGAAAAGACTGATAGGAATGGGGCTCTCCATAATGGAGAGAATGGCGATAGTCATAGTGTCTATGTCGCGGAGGGCGGAAAGAATGTCGACATGAAAGAAAGTGACTCTGATTCAGATTGCGAGCTCGGCGCTGTAGGTGGAGTCGTGTGCACCGTAGGAACAGATAGAGAAGAGGATGGTATTAACTGGGTCgaagaaaatgatttttttgagttgttttttgaAGAGAAGGAAGACGTCATAGAGGAACCTATAAATGATTCCGACCTCTGGCCAGAGATGCCTCAGAATTATTTGCCAGTTGTAGCACTAGAGCCTCCTGTGCCTCAACAAGTGCAACTCGCGCCCCCAATGCCATTCCTGCTGCCTGATCACGTGAGAAATAACTTCTTGCAACACTTACCCACTGAACTCAGGTATAGGTGTTTGGAGCGTAAGCTGCAGAGTGTAGATGCGCTTAGAGGAATAagtatgtttacatttaacggACGACGGGCCCTGCTCTCTGACCCTTACTTGATTCGAGCCAAGATGGAAGACAAGGCAGTCGACACGTCCGACCTGGAGGTAGCAGACGACCCCATGGGCCTTCATGGTATTGATCTCATAACTGCGGCGCTGCTGTTTTGCCTCGGGGATTctccaggaggaagaggaatctCGGACAGCAGGTTTGTTGATGGCTACCACATTGACTTTGGTACGCAGACATTCTCCTTCCCTTCAGCCATTCTTGCAACCAACACCATGGTGGGGGATATCGCCTCAGCCTCGGCCTGTGACCACGCCAGCCCACAGCTTTCCAACCCTAGCCCCTTCCACACCCTCAGGTTGGACCTAGTGCTCGAATGCGTGGCGCGATACCAAACCAAACAGCGCTCCATGTTCACGTTCGTGTGCGGCCAACTGTTTCGACGGGACGAGTTCTCGTCTCATTTCAAAAACGTTCACGGAGACATCCACGCTGGACTCAACGGCTGGATGGAGCAGCGCTGCCCATTGGCCTACTACGGCTGCACCTACTCCCAGAGACGATTCTGCCCGTCCGTGCAGGGCTTCCGGATCATCCACGACAGGCACCTCGGCTCTTTCGGGGTGCAGCCCGGTTTGCCGTTGAAGCACGGGGACAGTCTGCCCAGAAAGACCCGCCGCTTCGGCTCTCAGGGCGATCAGTTCAGTAGTCTTCCATTTGAAATTTTGCAACACGTAGCAAGTTTTCTCGACAGCTTTAGCTTGTGCCAGCTGTCCAGAGTGTCCCGCACCATGAGGGAAGTGTGCGCCAGCTTGCTGCAGATGCGCGGCATGGTGGTCCTGCTGTGGGAGAAGAAACGTAACGCGGACGGGTCGCCTTCATGGCAGATCACAGACAAG GTGTGGCGATTCAGCACAGCCTTCGGTACAGTGAATGAGTGGAAGTTTGCAAACATTGCCAGCATGGCCGACCACCTCAAGAGCTGCAAGTTCAACACAATTTCCCGTCGGGAGGAGGCCATCCCTCTGCCGTGCATGTGTTTCACCAGGGAGCTCACGAAGGAAGGGAGGTGTTTACGCTCAGTTCTCAAGCCAGTAGCTTAA
- the si:dkeyp-110a12.4 gene encoding pancreatic secretory granule membrane major glycoprotein GP2 — MAPASLVFACLLFTVRMVASEVYLESEEEELNETVICTNDHMEVVIPSSFFLSKVPPVYVSDLHLNDPDCRGVEVGDDYVFSIKKNLSDCGTVMTSDDTHIMFINTIHNNYSDIITRNYINITFVCRYPINYMVRQPNGENMIRVDVKTITLNTEDGNFSVSMLLYKDEAFEDRWTTVPSLTLDDDIFVKVFMIPADLMLRMERCWATPTSDPYSNIQYTFIRDSCPVLTSEQTLSVLRNGQGPEALFRIQMFKFVGSSYTNVFLHCNVQICHNGPGLCQPNCSGEDGLMRARRDVPLSHTVSYGPIRRLLNNREKPTKNAGGVPAVETFVLGGLLLVLLLVTGVLGRLWLRSRRFYPAREAQLTLSNIHHISEVAS, encoded by the exons ATGGCACCTGCCAGTTTGGTTTTTGCGTGTTTACTGTTCACCGTGAGGATGGTCGCCTCGGAGGTCTATCtggagtctgaggaggagg AACTCAATGAAACTGTCATTTGCACCAACGACCATATGGAGGTCGTCATCCCGAGCTCCTTTTTCCTCAGCAAAGTGCCTCCAGTTTAT GTTTCGGATTTGCATTTAAACGATCCAGACTGCCGTGGCGTTGAGGTGGGGGACGACTATGTTTTCAGCATAAAGAAAAATCTCTCAGACTGCGGGACGGTAATG ACCTCCGACGACACTCACATCATGTTCATAAACACCATACACAATAACTACTCGGATATTATCACCAGAAACTACATCAACATCACATTCGTGTGCCGCTACCCCATCAACTACATGGTCCGGCAGCCCaatggtgaaaacatgataCGGGTGGATGTCAA AACCATCACGCTGAACACGGAGGACGGGAACTTCTCCGTGTCGATGCTGCTGTACAAAGACGAGGCCTTCGAGGACAGATGGACCACTGTGCCGTCGCTGACCCTGGATGATGACATCTTTGTGAAGGTTTTCATG ataCCGGCTGACCTGATGCTTCGTATGGAGAGATGCTGGGCGACACCGACCAGTGATCCATACAGCAATATTCAGTACACCTTCATCAGGGACAG CTGTCCAGTGTTGACCAGTGAACAGACCCTGAGCGTGCTGAGGAACGGCCAGGGTCCGGAGGCCTTGTTCAGGATACAAATGTTCAAGTTCGTCGGCAGCTCTTACACCAACGTCTTCCTCCACTGCAATGTCCAGATCTGCCACAACGGCCCTGGCCTGTGCCAGCCT AACTGTTCCGGTGAAGATGGGTTAATGAGAGCGCGGAGAGACGTCCCGCTCTCCCATACTGTGTCTTATGGACCAATCAGGCGGCTACTAAACAACAGGGAAAAGCCCACTAAGA aTGCAGGTGGAGTCCCGGCTGTGGAGACCTTTGTCCTCGGAGGTCTGCTGCTCGTCCTGCTGCTGGTTACGGGGGTGTTAGGGAGGCTGTGGCTCCGCTCCAGACGTTTCTACCCGGCGCGAGAGGCGCAGCTCACGCTGTCTAACATTCACCACATCTCAGAGGTGGCCTCATGA
- the shprh gene encoding E3 ubiquitin-protein ligase SHPRH — MSSRRKRAPPVRVDEEAKKKLNWNMLDDRKTEEILEDNQIPSCSIISDEPTTSSTFLFTSEDVTEAVNSRSVQFLDELPGTSSDSTSASASLAITVLPSSKLSHTWKALVGEFSVRPAFLPSDCEQRTFTLHRMGDQLCLSYSSCEENSGQQWRPEEDICTAACSLSRIPLEDLDWLQKRRVVQLCHQTEEESVKVGIYLMETGLGKPDFLSEGNARLKKANQLMQKLMEYFYDFIIPEVVENEEEECDTDLERQNVEELYDYVRHLHQNESHEVTYDVQHKALIPVLRPYQSQAVNWMLRREKCRNTSPKEQSLHFLWREVVTLCGKKLFYNPFTGCLMREFPLAGIEWPGGILADEMGLGKTVEVLALILFHTRQDLEQETLTLPVGKSVNYFVPPPPLERKKVVHCKSEVQPKVKISYPAVRVMLLTAIKEMKSGKGASVNAIFTYIRATYGYDLLKNRNHIKKTLTKLIDEGVVDRVKGRGLAGSFKLGKNYKETKKILAGASKPTFKATESPPRKMFQRRAKEKAEAALQNSLSEDGKDVSSPTSDCPAAEEAKKEWDESVNEKSDQSDDTLDTSTASLQMSEDKSESDVQGTRRIEDLPEERGKAAQLDLREEEEVVEEDETPTRASVVPFNTPDYRFECICGELGLVDYKARVQCMNCQLWQHAHCVNYKEESLETTPFYCPHCLVAMKPVSTGATLIISPSSICHQWVEEINRHIRSSSLRVLVYQGVKKHGFIQPHMLAEQDVVITTYDVLRSELNYVDIPHSNSKDGRRFRNQKRYMAVPSPLVAVEWWRICLDEAQMVECPTAKAAEMALRLASVNRWCVSGTPVQRGLEDLYGLILFLGVDPYWVKHWWDQLLYRPYRRGNTEPLYNVIAQLLWRSAKKDVIDQIQIPPQTEEVHWLHFSPVEGHFYHRQHEVCSQDALVKLRKISDWSLKLGSLDRRTVNTILYPLLRLRQACCHPQAVRGEFLPLQKSTMTMEELLKSLQKKCRVECEEAHRQLVCALNGLAGIHIIRGEFVEAAEMYREVLRSSEEHKGRLKTDSLQRLHATHNLMELLSAKHPGIPPTLRDDRLSEEAEQLRQHYMTKYDSEVADAHQALQPVLLNIKELKRKVNLKSPWWLEVIQRSIRCSNDDDLVSRIKNELTSSYKQQANKLSMADKFRDACGLQFLLTTQMQDLMKSQKTVQDAVKRLEGPASQKVIDEATVCHLRPMRLPLNNCVFCKADELFTDYESKLFSHTVKGQTAIFEEMIEDEEGLVDDRLPTTSRGLWAASETERTLKAILSFAKVKRVDPELVEEGNTFMELFENWKKEYKVLHEYWMVLRNHVSAIDELGMATERLRVRLPDEPKPKLLHIIEPHEVEQNRVKLLNDQAVAKSQLQKKLGQFLYLTNLEKSQDKATGGLNPEPCPICARPLGQEWAVLTCGHCFCNECIAIIVEQYSVGSRRRAIKCAICRQTTSHAEISYVFTTQSSSQDQDIPVKGSHSTKVEAVVRTLKKIQVTYPGAKCLVFSTWQSVLDIIAKALFDNNLEFSQINGIHKFQENLSSFKYEEKINILLLPLHTGSNGLNIIEATHVLLVEPILNPAHELQAIGRVHRIGQTKPTFVHRFLIKSTIEERMQAMLKTAEKSHTSTPMKHSEAAVLTVADLADLFTEDTEPLE, encoded by the exons ATGAGTAGCAGAAGAAAGAGGGCCCCTCCAGTGAGGGTGGACGAAGAAGCCAAGAAGAAACTGAACTGGAACATGCTGGATGACCGCAAGACCGAGGAGATCCTAGAGGACAACCAGATACCTTCCTGCTCCATTATTTCAGACGAACCCACAACAAGCAGCACCTTTCTCTTCACCTCAGAGGACGTCACCGAAGCCGTCAACAGCCGCTCTGTCCAGTTTTTAGATGAGCTTCCTGGCACGTCGTCAGATAGCACCTCTGCCTCCGCCTCCCTTGCGATCACAGTGTTGCCATCCTCAAAGCTGAGCCACACCTGGAAGGCCCTCGTTGGGGAGTTCAGCGTACGGCCGGCTTTTCTCCCATCTGACTGTGAACAGAGGACTTTCACGCTCCACAGGATGGGTGACCAGCTGTGCCTCAGCTACAGCAGCTGTGAGGAAAACTCAGGGCAGCAGTGGAGGCCGGAGGAGGACATTTGTACAGCAGCGTGCAGCCTCAGTAGGATCCCGCTGGAGGACCTCGATTGGCTGCAGAAGAGGAGGGTGGTGCAGCTCTGCCATCAGACAGAAGAGGAGTCAGTCAAG GTTGGGATTTACTTGATGGAAACTGGGCTTGGAAAGCCAGACTTCCTCAGCGAGGGAAACGCTCGGCTAAAGAAAGCAAATCAACTAATGCAGAAGTTAATGGAGTATTTCTACGATTTCATTATCCCAG AAGTTGTTgaaaatgaggaagaggaaTGTGACACCGACCTGGAAAGGCAAAATGTCGAGGAGCTCTACGATTACGTGCGGCATCTGCACCAGAACGAGAGCCATGAGGTGACGTATGACGTGCAGCACAAGGCTCTTATTCCTGTGCTCAGGCCTTATCAGAGCCAGGCGGTCAACTGGATGCTGAGGAGGGAGAAGTGCAGGAACACCTCACCTAAAG AACAATCGCTACATTTCCTCTGGCGGGAGGTGGTTACTTTGTGTGGCAAGAAGTTGTTTTATAACCCTTTTACAGGCTG cTTAATGCGTGAATTTCCCTTGGCTGGCATCGAGTGGCCTGGTGGGATCCTGGCCGATGAGATGGGGCTCGGAAAGACGGTGGAAGTTCTCGCGCTCATCCTGTTTCACACCCGACAAGACCTGGAACAGGAGACCCTCACGCTTCCCGTG GGAAAATCTGTGAATTACttcgttcctcctcctccactagaaagaaagaaggtcGTCCATTGCAAGTCTGAAGTTCAGCCTAAAGTGAAAATATCCTACCCAG CCGTCCGTGTCATGCTGCTCACTGCGATAAAGGAGATGAAATCCGGCAAAGGGGCCTCAGTCAACGCCATCTTCACCTACATCCGTGCCACTTACGGCTACGACCTCTTAAAGAACCGCAACCACATTAAGAAGACGCTGACCAAGCTCATAGATGAAGGCGTGGTCGACCGCGTCAAAGGTCGCGGCTTGGCGGGGTCATTCAAGCTGGGCAAGaactacaaagaaacaaagaagataTTAGCCGGAGCATCCAAGCCT actTTCAAAGCGACAGAGAGTCCACCCAGGAAAATGTTTCAGAGACGAGCCAAGGAGAAGGCAGAAGCCGCTCTGCAAAACTCCCTCTCAGAAGATGGGAAAGACGTGAGCTCCCCTACGTCTGACTGCCCTGCAGCCGAGGAAGCAAAGAAGGAATGGGATGAAAGTGTGAACGAGAAATCGGATCAGTCAGACGACACGCTGGATACCTCCACAGCGTCCTTACAGATGTCTGAGGATAAAAGTGAGTCAGACGTACAGGGCACGCGGAGGATAGAAGATCTACCTGAAGAACGGGGAAAAGCTGCACAGCTCGATttacgggaggaggaggaggtggtggaggaggatgagaccCCCACCAGAGCGTCCGTCGTCCCCTTCAACACCCCTGACTACCGCTTTGAGTGTATCTGCGGTGAACTGGGCCTCGTCGACTACAAGGCTCGAGTCCAGTGTATGAACTGTCAGCTGTGGCAGCACGCACACTGCGTCAACTATAAAGAGGAGAGCCTCGAGACGACGCCGTTCTACTGCCCTCACTGCCTGGTAGCCATGAAACCAGTGTCCACCGGTGCCACCCTCATCATCTCCCCAAGCTCCATCTGTCACCAGTGGGTGGAGGAGATCAACCGGCACATCAGGTCCTCCTCCCTAAGGGTGCTG GTTTATCAGGGTGTGAAGAAACACGGCTTCATCCAGCCGCACATGCTCGCCGAGCAGGACGTGGTCATCACCACCTACGACGTGCTGCGCTCCGAGCTCAACTACGTGGACATTCCCCACAGCAACAGCAAAGACGGCCGCCGCTTCCGCAACCAGAAGCGCTACATGGCCGTACCCAGTCCCCTGGTGGCCGTGGAGTGGTGGCGCATCTGTCTGGACGAGGCTCAGATGGTTGAATGCCCCACGGCGAAG gcTGCAGAAATGGCTCTGCGCCTTGCATCCGTCAACCGATGGTGCGTCAGTGGTACTCCTGTGCAGAGAGGCTTAGAAG ACTTGTATggcctcatcctcttcctcggGGTGGATCCGTACTGGGTGAAACACTGGTGGGACCAACTGCTTTATCGCCCCTATCGACGCGGCAACACAGAGCCTCTGTACAACGTCATCGCTCAGTTACTATGGCGATCTGCGAAAAAAGACGTCATCGATCAG ATTCAGATCCCACCCCAGACGGAGGAGGTGCACTGGCTCCACTTCTCCCCCGTCGAGGGCCACTTCTACCACCGCCAGCACGAGGTCTGCTCCCAGGACGCTCTGGTCAAACTCAGGAAGATCTCCGACTGGAGCCTGAAACTCGGCAGCCTCGACCGCCGCACCGTCAACACCATCCTGTACCCGCTGCTCAGGCTGCGCCAGGCCTGCTGCCATCCGCAGGCCGTGAGGGGGGAGTTCCTGCCCCTGCAAAAGAG CACCATGACGATGGAGGAGCTCCTGAAGTCCCTGCAGAAGAAATGTCGAGTGGAGTGTGAAGAAGCTCACAGACAATTGGTGTGCGCTCTCAACGGCCTGGCTGGAATCCACATCATCAGAG gtgAGTTTGTAGAGGCGGCTGAGATGTATAGAGAAGTGCTTCGTTCATCAGAGGAGCACAAAGGCAGGCTGAAAACGGATTCATTGCAG AGGCTTCACGCTACTCACAACTTGATGGAGCTGTTGAGCGCGAAGCATCCTGGGATTCCTCCGACCCTGAGAGACGACCGCCTGAGTGAAGAG GCCGAGCAGCTGCGGCAGCACTACATGACCAAATATGACTCGGAGGTGGCGGACGCCCATCAGGCCCTGCAGCCGGTGCTACTGAACATCAAAGAGCTGAAGCGGAAA GTCAACTTGAaatccccctggtggctggaggtcATTCAGAGATCGATCCGCTGCTCCAACGACGACGACCTGGTGTCCCGCATCAAGAACGAGCTGACGTCCAGCTACAAGCAGCAAGCCAACAAGCTCTCCATGGCAGACAA GTTCCGTGATGCCTGCGGTCTTCAGTTTCTACTCACCACACAAATGCAAGACTTGATGAAATCTCAGAAGACGGTGCAAGACGCGGTGAAGAGACTCGAGGGACCGGCTTCGCAAAAAGTTATAGACGAGGCTACGGTTTGTCACCTCAGGCCCATGCGGCTGCCGCTCAACAA CTGTGTCTTTTGCAAAGCGGATGAACTTTTCACAGATTACGAGTCCAAGCTCTTTTCCCATAC GGTGAAAGGTCAGACGGCCATCTTTGAAGAGATGATTGAGGATGAAGAGGGCCTGGTGGACGACCGCCTCCCCACCACGAGCCGAGGCCTGTGGGCAGCCAGCGAGACTGAGCGCACTCTGAAGGCCATTTTGTCTTTTGCCAAAGTCAAGCGCGTGGACCcggagctggtggaggaggggaaCACTTTTATGGAGCTGTTTGAGAACTGGAAGAAGGAGTACAAG GTGCTGCATGAGTACTGGATGGTGCTGCGTAATCATGTGTCAGCCATCGATGAGTTGGGTATGGCCACGGAGAGGCTGCGTGTGCGCCTTCCTGATGAGCCAAAGCCCAAACTGCTGCACATTATAGAGCCCCACGAG GTGGAGCAGAACAGAGTCAAGCTTTTGAACGACCAAGCTGTGGCCAAGTCTCAGCTGCAGAAGAAGCTCGGCCAGTTTCTGTATCTCACGAATCTGGAGAAG TCCCAGGACAAGGCTACTGGAGGGCTGAACCCAGAGCCGTGCCCTATCTGTGCCCGGCCCCTGGGTCAGGAG TGGGCAGTGCTGACTTGTGGCCACTGCTTCTGTAACGAGTGCATAGCTATCATTGTGGAGCAGTACAGCGTGGGCTCAAGGCGGCGTGCCATCAAGTGTGCCATTTGTAGGCAGACGACTTCACACGCAGAAATCTCCTACGTGTTCACCACCCAGTCTTCCAGTCAGGACCAAGACATACCAGTAAAG GGAAGCCACTCGACCAAAGTGGAGGCGGTGGTGAGAACACTGAAGAAGATTCAGGTGACCTACCCCGGGGCCAAATGTCTCGTCTTCTCCACG TGGCAGAGTGTGCTGGACATCATCGCTAAGGCCTTGTTCGACAATAACTTGGAGTTTTCTCAGATCAACGGAATTCACAAATTCCAG GAGAATCTGAGTTCCTTCAAATACGAAGAGAAGATCAAcatccttctccttcctctccacaCGGGCTCCAACGGGCTGAACATCATCGAGGCGACGCACGTGCTGCTGGTGGAGCCGATCCTCAACCCGGCTCACGAGCTCCAGGCCATAGGCAGAGTGCACCGGATTGGCCAAACCAA GCCAACGTTTGTTCACAGATTCCTCATCAAATCCACGATTGAGGAGAGAATGCAAGCGATGCTGAAGACGGCAGAAAAAAG tcACACCAGCACACCCATGAAGCACTCGGAGGCCGCCGTGCTGACAGTCGCAGACCTGGCTGATCTGTTCACTGAAGACACCGAACCTCTGGAGTGA